The genomic region ACGCCCTGGAGGACTACGCCCCCGATTTTCGCCGCTCCGTGCGGGGCGGAGGCATCGTCGTGGCGGGCAGAAACTTCGGGTGCGGCTCCAGCCGAGAGCACGCCCCCGTGGCCCTCAGGGTCGCCGGAGCGTCGTTGATTATTGCGGACAGCTACGCCCGGATATTCTACAGAAACGCCTTCAACACCGGGCTTCCGATCCTGGAGTCGCCCGAGGCGGCGCGAGATATCAACATGGGAGATGCCGTATCTGTGGACATTGAAACCGGTGAGATCGTAAATGAGACCACCGGGAAAACCTTCCATGCAAAGCCGATCCCTCCCTTTATGCGGGAGCTTTTGGATGACGGGGGGCTGATTCCTCACCTGAAGAAGAAAGAGAAAAAGACGGGAAAATCATGACACAGAGGGTACATTCTGTTCTGCTGCTCCCCGGAGACGGGGTGGGGGTTGAGGTAGTGCGGGAGACGGTGAAGGTCCTGGAGCGGACGGCGGATCTGTTCGGGTTCTCCCTCTCGTTTACCCGTGCCCCGGTGGGTGGGGAGGCGATAGACCAGACCGGAGAGCCGCTGCCCGCGGAAACCCTCCAGGCGGCGAGGGACGCCGATGCCGTGCTCTTGGGCGCCGTCGGCGGACCGAAATGGGACGACCTTTCCACGGACAGGCGTCCCGAGGCGGCGCTTTTGGGGTTGAGGGAGTCCCTGGGGTTGTTCGCCAACCTTCGGCCGGCGATCCTGTTTGAAGAGCTGGCCCACGCCTCCACCATCAGGGAGGAGGTCATCCGGGGTATCGATATCATGGTGGTCCGGGAGCTGAACCGGGGCATCTACTTCGGCACGCCCCGGGGCATCAGCGGGGAGGCCGGCCGGCGGGTGGGGATCAATACGCTGTCGTACTCCGAGGCGGAAATCGAGCGAATCGCCCGGATCGCCTTCCAGATCGCCCGAACGAGAAAGGGGAAAGTGACGTCTGTGGACAAGGCGAACGTTTTAGAGTCCATGGCGCTGTGGCGGGAGGTGGTCGTGCGGATCGGCGGCGATTATCCGGATATAGAGCTTGAGCACATGTATGTGGACAACTGCGCCATGCAGCTCATCAGAAGGCCGGGGGAGTTCGATACAATTTTGACAACGAACCTGTTCGGTGATATACTGAGCGATGAGGCGGCCATGCTCACCGGTTCCATCGGCATGCTCCCATCGGCAAGTCTGGGAGGGGTCATGGGCGACGGGGTGATGTTCGGGATGTATGAGCCGGTTCACGGCAGCGCCCCGGATATCGCCGGCACAGACGTCGCCAATCCGATCGCCACGATTTTATCGTCGGCGATGATGCTGGAATATTCGCTGGGTGAGGAGGCGGCCGCCCGGGCCATAGAGCGCGCGGTTCGAGATGCTGTGCGGGAGGGTTTGCGCACCGCGGATATCGCCACGAGGGGGGAATCGATAGCAGGCACGTCGAAGATGGGCGATGAAATCGCCCGACGGATATCGAACACGTAACATTTTCATTTCGAGTAATACGCGGTTTTTCAAATGACTCAGAAAAAGAACTACTCTGTGGCGGTTGCGGGCGCAACGGGTGCCGTGGGAAGCGAGATGATCAAAATCCTCCAGGAGCGGAACTTCCCGACAGGCAAGATCAAACTCCTTGCATCAAAAAGGTCCATCGGAAAGCGTCTTTCCTTTCGGGGTGAGGATGTGGCGGTAGAGGAGCTGACGAAGGATTCCTTCGACGGTGTTGATATCGCCCTCTTTTCCGCCGGTGGAAGCCGCAGCCTGGAATTCGCTCCGGCGGCGGCGTCGGCCGGTGCCGTGGTGATTGACAATTCGAGCGCCTTTCGAATGGAGGACGACGTCCCCCTGGTGGTGCCCGAGGTGAATCCGCATGCCGTGGCCGACTATACCAACCGCGGGATCATCGCGAATCCGAACTGTTCGACCATTCAGATGGTTGTGGCTTTAAAACCCCTGCATGACGAGGTGAAGATCAAACGGGTCGTCGTTTCCACCTACCAGGCAGTGTCCGGTACGGGCGCTCAGGCCATTATGGAGCTTGAGAAACAGACCCGGGCGATTGTAGAAGGGAAGACCGCGGTTTCGAGTGTATATCCGCACCAGATCGCCTTCAACTGCCTTCCTCACATCGACGTGTTCACGGAAGACGGATATACCAAGGAAGAGCTGAAGATGGTCAACGAGACCAGGAAGATCCTTGAGGCCCCCGACATCGCGGTGACCGCCACTACCGTTCGGGTGCCTGTCTACTACGGTCACAGCGAGTCGGTGAATGTGGAATTTCACGGCGCTCTTTCACCTGAGCGCGCCCGAGAGATCCTGGCAAAGGCGCCCGGCGTTGTGGTGATGGACGAGCCGGGGAAAAACCTGTATCCCTTGGCGATCAATGCCGCGGGAAAGGACGATACCTACGTGGGCCGCATTCGCAAGGATTTTTCCATCGAGAACGGATTGAATCTCTGGGTCGTCTCGGACAATCTCAGAAAGGGGGCGGCGCTCAACGCAGTCCAAATCGCCGAGCTTCTCATTGATGGATACATCTAATCGAATATATATGGATTTTTCTATTTTCGGCATGCAACGGCCATGACTGATCCAGGTGTCTTGAAAAAATATCTTGATCTGATCAGATCGGGGGGCCTCACTCGACAGGATCGTTTAATCCTCGCCGGGGGCACCATGCCGAACGGAACCCCCACGCCGCCTGAAATTCTCGGCTTGCTCTTTCATGACGAGGATCGACATATTCGTGAAGAGGCCGTCGGCTCGATGCTCAAGCTTTCCGAGCCGGAACTCAGGCAGCTGGCCATGGATACGAATTCCTCCTCTGAATTGCTGAAATTTCTGGCCACGCATTTTCACGACTCCCCTTCCATCGGCGTTTCAATTATCAGCAACAAGAACATCACCCTGGAGATCCTGAAAATCCTTCAGGGGAAGAGCGACGATCGGGAATCGATGGAGTTTGACGGCGCCTTTTCTCACGAAGAGGTGATAGAGGCCGGATACCGTGATGCGGAGGAAAGCTACGATTCGTCCATCCTGGATTCGATAGTTGAAGATGAAGAGGACATGACCATTGAGATCGAGATGGGCGATGACGATCTTTCTCTTGAAACCGAACCCCCCGGCGGCCCGCAAAAAGATTTTTCGGAACCGTCGTCGGTGTTACCGGAACACTCCGGAGGCGGCGAAGAAATCGTCTTTGACAGATATGATATGAGCAGCCCGGATGACGAATCTCTCTCCACCGATCGACGGGAAGAACTCATTCTGGACGACGACAGCGATATGATTCGTGACGATCTTCATACAAGCCATACCGATGACATCGTTATTGATGAAGACCTGATCGATGAACGGGATCAGTTTTCCCAAACCGTGGATTATATCGAGGAACGATTCGACGATGTGTTCGATTTCGTTCCCACATCAGGCGATGATTCTGAAGTAAAAGCCCCGAAGGACGATTTCAATATTGTTCTCGAACGAGGGCCGTTTGATACGTTGCTTACTCCTGAACATAAGGTTCAAAGGGAAGCCGTTCGGCCGACGGTTAGCGATGGCGACGCCGAGGTGACGCTTGCCACCGATAAATTCGTTACCCGGATACCGAAACAGCGGTATTACTATAAAGCCAGCCTTTTGGAGCTGCTGACGCCGGTCATTAAGATATCCATTCCCATCATAATCGTATTGCTCATCTTTTTGGTATATTGGATATCTGTTCCGAGAGAACCGCTTTCGGTGGAATCCTTTGAAAACGGCATCAACAGAAACCTGATTGACGGAAAGATCCTCGGATTCAACTCGAAGCTTCCCAATCCGCTGCCCGGCGATGCGACAATATCTTCATGGAATTCTCTGGATGTCTCGGAGGAGACGGAAGTTGCATCCGGCAAGCTGCGTGGCGAGATGGATTCGTTCCTCACCACCTATGAAGTTGAAATTGAAATCGAGGATTTGAAAACCCGAATCGAAGGCGGTAAACGGGAGCTGAACAGCACGGAAAACCGACAGGTTGAAGTTGCAGATACCATTGAAGCCCTGAACACGAAGATCGCCTCCCTGGAGGAGATCGTTGTGAACGAGAATCTAAACGAGCGGGACATAGAAGACAAGAGACAGGAGGAGCTGGGCGCCTTCGAGGGGGAATTTGCCGAGTTAGAGGAGAGGCACCTGGTACTCGAGGAGGAGATCGCCGACGTGAAGCGACGAATCGCCGCATATGACGGCCCGATCGGCGAAGACGAAAGCCCGGGACATGTGGCGAATAAGATTGAGTTGGAGGCGCTGACCAAGGAGCTTGGGGAAGTGGCTCCGCAGTATAATCGGTACAAGGGCGAATATCAGGGAATCGTCGACGTGATAAATCGGAAGTACGACACCATGCGTGATAACGTTAAAGCCCTGAAAAAATCAAAAGACATGCTTCAAACCCTCCAGAAGGAGCAGCTCAAGAACGTAGCATATATAGAGAATATTTACAGCCAGATAGAATCGAATACAAAAGATCTGGCGGCCCTGGAAAAATCACCTGAGCGGGGGCCCAAACTTAAGGGCGCCGCTCTCTCCAACTTTTTGGTGTTCAATTATTTTCTGGTGGAAAAGATGACCACTCGGGAGGAAGAGGTATCCTCCTTTGCGAGATATGCAATCTACAAGCGGGTTGCGAATATTGATGTAACCTATGAATTGTCCGACGGCGAGAAACGGGCTGCAACATATGCCTTTACGTTCATGCGCATGGAGACGTTCAACAAGATCCTGGTTTTTACATGGAATTTCGACAGCACCACCTGGGTGCTGACCGGAATCGCAAGCGCAAAGTAATGTTCCGGCAATCATGAGAATCCTCCAGGACATCACCCTCGGGCAATATATGCCCGCAGAATCCGTCATCCACAGACTGGATCCACGACTGAAATTTATTGTGCTCGTCGTTTTGATGGTGGTTGTTTTTTTCATAGAACAGCCCCTGAAGTTTGTCCTCCTCGGCCTCTGTGTGTTTTTGATAATCAGGCTTTCGAAGATTCCCCTTGCCTACACGCTCAAGGGAATTGCGCCGTTTATATGGCTGTTTCTGTTCGCATCGATCGCTCATTTCTTTTTTACCCCCGGTGAATCCATCGCCCCGTTTCCCATCTGGAAGATCAACGTTACCCGTGAGGGGGTCGCAAACGGCGTTTTGGTGACGGCTCGGATATTTTTCATTATACTCCTGTCGTCCCTGTTGACCCTCACGACAACCCCCCTGGAGCTGACCACAGCCCTGAAGCGGGGCCTGTCTCCCCTTGAGCGATGGAAGGTGCCGGTGGGGGATTTCGCCATGATGATGATGCTGACCCTCAGGTTCGTGCCCATCCTGCTCATGGAGGCCAGGCGCGTTATCAACGCCCAGAAATCCCGGGGCATCGATTTCGAAGCCGGCGGCCTTGTAACGCGGGCCAGAAAGCTGGTGCCCATCTTCATTCCCCTGTTTCATCTCTCCTTCAAGCGGGCCGATGAGCTTGCAATCGCCATGACATGCCGCGGATACATGACCGGCATTTCCCGGACAATGTATCGGGAGCTCCGCTTCAAAAAGGTCGATTTCTATGCCGCGATCGTGTCCCTCCTTGTGATGCCGTTCTTTTTTATCTGACATGCGCACGATCAAGCTGGTCATCGCCTACGACGGCACGGATTTTCACGGCTGGCAGGTTCAGCCGGGCACACGGACCGTTCAGGGCGAGATTGAAT from Candidatus Zymogenaceae bacterium harbors:
- a CDS encoding 3-isopropylmalate dehydratase small subunit; the protein is MKISAHAYILGDDVDTDAIIPARFLNTSDPEELGSHALEDYAPDFRRSVRGGGIVVAGRNFGCGSSREHAPVALRVAGASLIIADSYARIFYRNAFNTGLPILESPEAARDINMGDAVSVDIETGEIVNETTGKTFHAKPIPPFMRELLDDGGLIPHLKKKEKKTGKS
- the leuB gene encoding 3-isopropylmalate dehydrogenase, with protein sequence MTQRVHSVLLLPGDGVGVEVVRETVKVLERTADLFGFSLSFTRAPVGGEAIDQTGEPLPAETLQAARDADAVLLGAVGGPKWDDLSTDRRPEAALLGLRESLGLFANLRPAILFEELAHASTIREEVIRGIDIMVVRELNRGIYFGTPRGISGEAGRRVGINTLSYSEAEIERIARIAFQIARTRKGKVTSVDKANVLESMALWREVVVRIGGDYPDIELEHMYVDNCAMQLIRRPGEFDTILTTNLFGDILSDEAAMLTGSIGMLPSASLGGVMGDGVMFGMYEPVHGSAPDIAGTDVANPIATILSSAMMLEYSLGEEAAARAIERAVRDAVREGLRTADIATRGESIAGTSKMGDEIARRISNT
- a CDS encoding aspartate-semialdehyde dehydrogenase, producing the protein MTQKKNYSVAVAGATGAVGSEMIKILQERNFPTGKIKLLASKRSIGKRLSFRGEDVAVEELTKDSFDGVDIALFSAGGSRSLEFAPAAASAGAVVIDNSSAFRMEDDVPLVVPEVNPHAVADYTNRGIIANPNCSTIQMVVALKPLHDEVKIKRVVVSTYQAVSGTGAQAIMELEKQTRAIVEGKTAVSSVYPHQIAFNCLPHIDVFTEDGYTKEELKMVNETRKILEAPDIAVTATTVRVPVYYGHSESVNVEFHGALSPERAREILAKAPGVVVMDEPGKNLYPLAINAAGKDDTYVGRIRKDFSIENGLNLWVVSDNLRKGAALNAVQIAELLIDGYI
- a CDS encoding energy-coupling factor transporter transmembrane protein EcfT translates to MPAESVIHRLDPRLKFIVLVVLMVVVFFIEQPLKFVLLGLCVFLIIRLSKIPLAYTLKGIAPFIWLFLFASIAHFFFTPGESIAPFPIWKINVTREGVANGVLVTARIFFIILLSSLLTLTTTPLELTTALKRGLSPLERWKVPVGDFAMMMMLTLRFVPILLMEARRVINAQKSRGIDFEAGGLVTRARKLVPIFIPLFHLSFKRADELAIAMTCRGYMTGISRTMYRELRFKKVDFYAAIVSLLVMPFFFI